One part of the Arabidopsis thaliana chromosome 4, partial sequence genome encodes these proteins:
- a CDS encoding RING/U-box superfamily protein (RING/U-box superfamily protein; FUNCTIONS IN: zinc ion binding; CONTAINS InterPro DOMAIN/s: Zinc finger, RING-type (InterPro:IPR001841), Zinc finger, C3HC4 RING-type (InterPro:IPR018957); BEST Arabidopsis thaliana protein match is: RING/U-box superfamily protein (TAIR:AT2G47700.1); Has 422 Blast hits to 422 proteins in 67 species: Archae - 0; Bacteria - 0; Metazoa - 39; Fungi - 32; Plants - 236; Viruses - 3; Other Eukaryotes - 112 (source: NCBI BLink).) yields MSLESDIKESKRVVEPFDDDDCAVCLEPLANDADERTVVKLRCSHKFHLDCVGSSFNIKNKMECPCCRQIEKGKWLFAEPVDQLEEDDMSPLDMLTNMVSPSFLHIDDGIFTNIASVLFPNALNQISNNANVSSNPLGEPRNTLLDTRMQRQVDEHVASTVDSERRLPDMLFELHDRTGGSGPSGYGRERSGGEGGENSCGGEAVAEEDQVGEAAEGAEMMDNLNF; encoded by the exons ATGAGTTTAGAGAGTGATATCAAAGAAAGCAAACGAGTCGTTGAACCATTTGATGATGACGATTGTGCGGTTTGTTTGGAGCCGTTGGCTAATGATGCTGACGAACGAACTGTTGTTAAGCTTCGATGTAGCCACAAGTTTCACTTAG ATTGTGTTGGTTCATCCTTTAACATAAAGAACAAGATGGAATGTCCATGTTGTAGACAGATTGAAAAAGGGAAATGGTTGTTCGCAGAACCTGTAGATCAActggaagaagatgatatgtCACCACTCGACATG CTAACCAATATGGTGAgtccttcttttcttcatattgATGATGGAATCTTCACCAATATAGCTAGTGTGTTATTTCCAAATGCTCTGAACCAAATCAGTAACAATGCCAACGTGAGCAGTAACCCATTGGGTGAGCCGCGTAACACTTTGTTGGACACAAGGATGCAACGTCAAGTCGACGAACATGTAGCCTCTACTGTCGATAGCGAACGTCGTTTACCCGACATGCTGTTTGAACTTCATGACAGGACTGGGGGAAGTGGACCAAGTGGTTATGGCCGTGAAAGAAGCGGTGGGGAAGGCGGTGAAAACAGTTGTGGTGGGGAAGCGGTGGCGGAGGAAGATCAGGTGGGGGAAGCAGCAGAAGGGGCGGAAATGATGGATAATTTGAACTTTTAG
- the MYB79 gene encoding myb domain protein 79 (myb domain protein 79 (MYB79); FUNCTIONS IN: DNA binding, sequence-specific DNA binding transcription factor activity; INVOLVED IN: regulation of transcription, DNA-dependent, regulation of transcription; CONTAINS InterPro DOMAIN/s: SANT, DNA-binding (InterPro:IPR001005), Homeodomain-like (InterPro:IPR009057), Myb, DNA-binding (InterPro:IPR014778), HTH transcriptional regulator, Myb-type, DNA-binding (InterPro:IPR017930), Homeodomain-related (InterPro:IPR012287), Myb transcription factor (InterPro:IPR015495); BEST Arabidopsis thaliana protein match is: myb domain protein 305 (TAIR:AT3G24310.1); Has 8943 Blast hits to 8160 proteins in 474 species: Archae - 0; Bacteria - 0; Metazoa - 824; Fungi - 482; Plants - 5824; Viruses - 6; Other Eukaryotes - 1807 (source: NCBI BLink).), producing the protein MVEEVWRKGPWTAEEDRLLIEYVRVHGEGRWNSVSKLAGLKRNGKSCRLRWVNYLRPDLKRGQITPHEESIILELHAKWGNRWSTIARSLPGRTDNEIKNYWRTHFKKKAKPTTNNAEKIKSRLLKRQHFKEQREIELQQEQQLFQFDQLGMKKIISLLEENNSSSSSDGGGDVFYYPDQITHSSKPFGYNSNSLEEQLQGRFSPVNIPDANTMNEDNAIWDGFWNMDVVNGHGGNLGVVAATAACGPRKPYFHNLVIPFC; encoded by the exons ATGGTGGAAGAAGTTTGGAGAAAGGGTCCATGGACCGCCGAAGAAGACCGTCTTTTGATCGAATACGTCCGTGTTCACGGTGAAGGTCGTTGGAACTCTGTCTCTAAACTCGCAG GATTGAAAAGGAATGGCAAAAGCTGCAGACTAAGATGGGTGAATTACCTTAGACCAGACCTCAAGAGAGGACAGATCACTCCACATGAAGAAAGTATAATACTTGAGCTACACGCTAAGTGGGGAAATAG GTGGTCAACAATTGCACGTAGTTTACCAGGAAGAACAGACAATGAGATCAAGAACTATTGGAGAACCCATTTCAAGAAAAAGGCAAAGCCTACGACTAACAATGCGGAGAAGATAAAGAGTCGTCTCCTAAAAAGGCAACACTTCAAGGAACAGAGAGAAATAGAGTTGCAACAAGAACAGCAGTTGTTTCAGTTCGACCAACTCGGTATGAAAAAGATCATCTCTTTACTCGAAGAAAACAATAGCAGTAGCAGTAGCGATGGCGGTGGTGATGTGTTCTATTATCCTGATCAAATAACACATTCATCAAAACCCTTTGGCTATAACTCTAATTCATTAGAGGAGCAGTTACAAGGTAGATTTTCTCCTGTAAACATACCTGATGCTAATACTATGAACGAAGACAATGCCATATGGGACGGGTTTTGGAACATGGATGTTGTAAATGGACATGGTGGGAACTTGGGTGTTGTGGCTGCTACTGCTGCTTGTGGCCCAAGGAAGCCCTATTTCCATAACTTGGTGATTCCATTTTGTTAA